Below is a genomic region from Carassius carassius chromosome 50, fCarCar2.1, whole genome shotgun sequence.
GGCCAGTGAACAACCCCAGCTCCTCCTCAGTACACAAGCGTCCAAGCTACGTCTGCTTTGCCCCATGTTCAACTTATCAGGCATACTCAATAGGACCCTTTCAACAACGTTCTCTCCCCTGCTCTCTGAGATCAGGTTTAAAACAAAGCTAAAGATTGTGCTTATGGGCTCAAATTATCAACACAACCCTATAGCCCCATACAagcatttaactttaaaataaggAGTCCTCCCTCCaagcactgaattttttttttttttaattttaaactcaTTAAGTGCTTTTTCCTATTATGAGCATCAGTAAGAAAAATGCCATGGGTTAGCATGACCAAAGCTCATTTTATTTGCAGCTGTAATTACTTGTTAGCAACAAGCCTTTAATTTAAAGTGATCTTGACAACCACGAGTATTGTTCCTTTTTTCAGGATGCGTAGCAACGCTTGGGCTTCCTCAGAAACACAGTTTTACTAGAGCCATTTACAAGCTTTATTTCAAAACAACCTGACAGGTGCTGAGGACTCTGAAGAGATTTGCCGTAACTGTGAAACTTTATgagattaaaatgaaaagaaaatacatttgccACATTGATGTGGCCTGAGCTCCCATGACCAATTTAACTCTAATGAACAGATTCTGTGAgattttctttctctcaaaagctggttgttttcttttaaatgccTATGGTGAATTAGCTATTGATAGATATTGTAtagtaatgtttttaaattaagtatTATCAAAGGGTGATGAGAAATATATTATCCATGGGAAAttgatttttcattttgtattgtgACCAACCATCACAAAAACTGAAATACACACAAGCCCATTAACTATTTAAGTATAAGAAAGTTTTCAGTTAAAATGTtttggataatatatatatattccgatTTTCCcaaattattttcccttttttatttttgcaacctGAACGAGCAACATTAATATTATAAACGTTATTAAACGTGAGTCTCGTAACAGCCACGCTTTCATTCgcgaaaaaataaatatgtaataaaattatttatattaggtGTAGTAATTTATATCTAGTGtagttaaaatatgaaataatagtttAACCAAAACATGCTTCAAAGCCAAATTAAACCGATCTAATACTGGCCTTAAAGTTATAGTACATAAGTTTCTCCAGTTGCTGATCTGTTAGCTAAAGCTGTCAAACCGACAGAACGCAAATCAAAATGCTTTGTTCGGTTTGCTTCCGCGATATTtttaatgcagaaatgttaaaacCTAAACCTTAAGGTGTTAAAACCAGAATAAAATGtagtgttaaaatatttaattaaatcagtatttgcagattattattatttgtagaagtaataggctaataataggtaataatgataataataaaaacaaagatgTTACCATAAATGGTGAAATCAGAATCGGAGGTTGTCGGAAATATAtgcaaaaatcataatcataataatacagAGACAATACATGTATTGTGAGATTTAggctttatattttatattttactgttgCTAACTGGTCTGCGTCATTTAATTATATCATATGTACATACCAACATATTTAAGATATTATAATCTTTATATTTATCTCTCCCCATACATTATAAGGAGTATTTTCTATTACCAAAAACATAATTTCAACATTATAAAAGTACTAAGTTTTACTACTTTTTCGTTTTCTGTTAATATTAGGCTACTAAGAAATTTTAAAGTGCTTTAAACGGATTGCCATTTCACTTCAGTTGCTTAGAATAGATTTTGCACAATCTGCAAAAGCGCGGGCGTTAATATGTGTCTAGAGGAGGCAAGGAACATTTATGTGGATATAGTATCttagaaatgtgttttaatgagTTTAATTCAGCGCCCGACTAGCTCCACTCCCTGTATTTGGTAAAGAGAAAACAATCGTGCCATTGCTTGGAAAGCAAGCAGAAATTAGTGACGGTCACCGAGGCTAAGCTATATTTCCAGCAAACCATCTGCTTTATATGTACAATAGAGGGATTTCAAGTGCAAGAAAAAGAATAAAGTGCTTTGAACGTGCAAAAGTCCTCTTGGGTTTTCTGAAGGTGTCTTAATACGACTGCCCCGGGTGGTGCTAAAAACAACTGATGAAAATCTAAAGGTCGgggtaaaaaatttaataattacgTGATTATCACTGGTCCGTTATGGCATTTGGGTAAATTGTAATACTTGTTTAAGCAGCAGCAAAAGCTGTCAACAAATAACTGCATTTAGTGAAGCAATGATCACTAATGTGATTTAAGATAGATTGATTAATAGATTGATAATAAAGCTACAACTGCTATTTTAAGTTCTGGTTCTCGTTATAttggcctacacacacacacacacacacacacacacacacacacacacacacacacatatatatatatatatatatatgggtgtgtctatttatatatacctatctatttatctattttatgATATATGcatcataaatatatattcatgttttattatatatatatatatatatatatatatatatatatatatatatatatatatatatatatatatatatatatatatatatatatatatatctcagtcgTAAAAAGCTTGGGATACTGGGCCGTAATAAGGGAATTAAAGCTGTCCCAAAATTACTTGAGAGAAGCCACTCTACTCACACAGTGAAGCCTCTAACAAAGATTTCTCTGCTTTTACTAAGATGGTTGCCAAGACGGACTAAGACGGCTGTCGAGCTGATGgcgttttaaaaagttattttataaagTGTCAGTATCACAATCCATTTGTGCGAAAGAGCAACGCCTGGCGCATAATTTCATGGAGATTTACTCGCCGTGTCATCGCTCAGGGCTCACGTGGACTGTGTCTTCCCCTCGTCTTTTTTCCTGTCCAAATCAAAGCGCACGAGTTGACTTCGCAGAGATAAATGTGAAGGTAGCTGCAAGAAAATGAATGTCTGGTGGGACAAATCCTGACAGAGCAGCGGTCAAACGCCATTCGTCACAGGTCTTAGCCCACAGGCTTTGGGATTCACCTCTTTTGGTGCATATTACAGAAGAGAGCGTCTGTCCCAATAAAAGACTCCAAGGAGAAATCATTTTGTTTGCACATTTTCTCGttttataataggctatattttatCGGTAGGCATGGGTATTTTGCCCCTGCGGGTTCAGCAGCAAAACTTGAAAGGTTGTGCTTTGCCATAGCACATTAAACCTTATCCACATGTTGCGCAACAACGCATCTTCTCTGACCCAGCTCCTCACACAATGAATTTCATCTTTTTTTACTCTCTTTAACTTAATGGAAGTAAATGTATGTAACCTATGAAGCATTATTCAGTTAACCATTAGGGAAAGAAATTTAGTAGTCTAGATTTTTCCCCCCCGGaaatatctatctatttatctatctagaAAAGAAAGGTTGTAGCAAAGTTatagaaacatttttattcagaaatttctattaaatttcacaaataattacaaaaaatcaGGAAGTAACACAATGGATTCAACTTGAAATTTTGAAAACTGGCGGTATTTTCTTGTATAAAGtaatccaataatctttgttttatttagccTAAAGCTCCGATTTTTTACAGCGTATCCTGCATTAGCTTATTTATCAAACAAGCAATGGGCAATATAGGCGTATAATACACTAGCCTATAAAATGTCTTCATCTTTAACCTTTTTGTCATTCCTACTCGATTTTATGAGCTTTCACTTCAGATCAATTTTGCAATGATAATTGAAATTAAAGTGGTTGAATAACGTTAGTAAATTTACTATTAATtagtaataaattatatatggGTTCTTTTTAGAGCCTGGTTttcctttaatttattatttgtttcatGGTGTAGAATgcctataataataaaacattgcatttatcAAAACAGAAAGTATATTTTTATAGCAATAGGCCTATTTGTAACGGCATGACTATGACGATGGTTATTTATAGTCcctgtttttatttagtaaaaggCCGTTATCTACGGTTTGCTTGAGGTGTCTAATCCAATCCGAAGTTCTTCTGTCCAATCGGACGCGCCGCCTCTAGAGTAAACGGAACTCAAGCGGAGAATTTTGTTGAACTTCATTGTTAGAGCTGTCACCCATAAAAAGGCTTCTCCAGTGGTCCACTATAAAAACCCCTGTTAGAGAGAGGGACGGGCAAGAGCTCCACATTCTGCCCTTTTGGACCCTAATCTACGCGAGCCTCTGCAGTGAGAGTAGCAGAACGTGAATTCCTCGCTGTCATTTTCAACAAAAAGACAATGATGTTGCCAAGTGTTATTGCGCCACCTGCTATGTACCCGAACTTTCTGCGGCCCTCGGCGGCTTTTTCCTTGCCTCCCACTTTACAGTCAGCGTTCAGAACGCAATCGAGTTTCCTGGTGGAGGACCTGTTGAGGATCAGCAAACCTGCCTCCTTCATGCACAGGAGCATCCCGTCCCAAAGCGCATCTCCTCCGGGCACAGCTCTAAACAACTCCTTCGCAGTCCACGTCGCCATGTCTACGTCTTTGTCAAAAAGATCAAGCTCTCCACAAACATCAATTTCAAACGATCCAAATTACTTGAAGTTCGGAGTGAATGCGATTCTCGCGTCAACAACCCGAAAAGGTAAGTTTCTTGTATGATTATATATTATCTCCTTAATGCTAATGATAAAACGTCTAAAAATAGTTTTTCTAAGCATTTCTAAGcaatttgtctttgttttgtttaaaatacgCTCATTAAGAACACGGCGACATTGATGTTGTAAACGTATTTGATGTCACATTCAACTTgtaaatttcatttaattaaagtccagtttattttgtttcataGCTTCACCACCACCTTCAGTGCAAGGGATGAATGCGAAAACATTTCCGTTTCCATGCTTTGACGCCTTATTCCACCCATTCATCAGAGCATCATATTTCTCAGGTGGGTTCTTAAAAAAAATCGATGTGTCATTTCTTAATTCGGTCCAACTGATGGGCTTTCAGAATCTGCTTCCAATGTTGTTATTTGTAGGACATTGTGGAATCAGTCTCGCTAATTTGATGCCCTATTTAGCAAATGCAGTGACTGCTGACATTTTGCACCGCTTCCCCTAATCCACAAATTAGCCGGAATTGTCATGGTCCCAATTTAAGGCGGGTCCGCTCTCACAAGCAAACTGTTGGCACTTCTTCATCGCTGCCTTTTCCCACCGAGCCAGTGTACTTAGTTACTGATTGGCAACAATGCTTTCAGCACCATGACCAATTGGTCAGCTCCCTTTGGGCCGCCACACACAGATCCGTCGTTGACTTAAGCATGCTGCAGATAGGCATTTACCAGTCATGGACTAATTCCCCTATTAGCTTCTATTCAGACTTTCAATATTCTCACAAGACCGCATAGAGTGTGGGGAGTCTTCAAGGGACGTCCAAGCCACAGATTTGGTTTCATGTATCAGCATGAAAATCGCTTAACAGGTTGCTCTATTCTTAATTAGGCTACTGTGTTCACTAGCAATATAAATTAACGTTgcttaaaatatattctaaacaATGTAATGATTAAGAAAACTATATTTGTACATTGGTTAAAGCTAAGTATACCTCAAATAAAACCAAAGTGGGTCTATTCTGCTTTAAGCTTGTCCATCAATCCAATGAATGAAGGCTACAAATAGCCTTGTGGATCGTGCACTCATTCAGACTGGCGATAATAGACTGATTCTTTTCACCGCGGTGTGAATACTTCAACAAAACAACTTGAGCAGTATGAATGGCTTTTCGTGTccatttaatgaaaatatttggGGGCAAACATAGTCCCCCGCCATCAGTATTCTCAAAATGTCTCTGGCATGCCGTTGTGTTTAGTTTTAAAGTGTAAATCTCTTTTGTGGCCATAATATATGGCTTTAGTGGCCTGTCCTAAGCCTTTTTCAGTCAGTTCATTACTACACAATTACCGTCCACGCTTCATTAGCACCTCTATCTTTCACTGGAGCGCTCTGAATGACTGCTCCCCCTTTTTACCATACCAATGCTTTTGGGAACCAAGCAATGTGCTAATAAGCTTCCTCGATTCGTATCACTCAAACGGAcgggtttaaaaaaaacattaaagcccAACTTTCATTCCATGCCCAATGACTACTTCCTGTTCTTAGAAAACACCCATATTAGCTTATCTTCAGCGAAACgttaattttaaaatagtttgtttggtTGTTTCTCATAGCATCGTCTTCAGCAGTGCCTATTCCCGGAACTTTCGTATGGCCCCTCACAGCTCGAGGGAAACCGAGGAGAGGAATGCTTCGACGGGCCGTCTTCTCTGACGTGCAACGAAAAGCGTTAGAAAAGATGTTTCAGAAACAAAAGTACATCAGCAAACCAGATAGAAAGAAACTGGCGACGAAGCTTGGCCTTAAAGACTCACAGGTATACTGACGTCGtctacaaacacatttttatatcgTACCTTTGTGGGTGTCTGAGGTAAACTGTGTTCTCATGTCTTGCAAACTCTTTCTCGTCAGGTAAAAATTTGGTTCCAAAATCGAAGAATGAAATGGCGCAATTCTAAAGAAAGAGAGCTTCTGTCGTCAGGAGGTTGCAGGGAACAAACATTGCCGACGAAAATGAACCCCAACCCTGACCTGAGCGACGTTGGAAAAAAGTTTGAAACTGACGATGCGGTCCTGAGAGAAAGCCCGCGCCCGCCTTTCTGTCAGCCGCGCGGAGATCACGAGTTCAACGTAGATTTACGTTTCACTTCGCCTGTCATCTCAAGCAATCACTCAGACTTCTCAGAATCAGAGGACGAGGAAATAACCGTGTCATAATCATCAATCAGATTGTGTAATTTCCGATGAATAATGTTTATGCACAAAACTGTAGAAAAGTGTTGTTGTTTGACACGGTAGCTGTGTGAACTTTAATAGGAAATCTTTCAGTTGAAGAGAGAACGTCGCAACGGCTGCGTTTTTGGCAGCTTGTATAGTGTTTTGTATGAATAATTTGTATAGAATTTTTATACCAAGATTATTATAATCTTTCTTAATGATTTGGGATCATTTGTCTATAATCTTAAATACAGATGGCAAATTTCTAACTTAAAAGtcttatattattttgtattctgatgtttttgtaaaaaatgtatatacatgtgaaaaatatatatttttacaaattaaaaacccaaagcaaaatacaaaaaaattagtttttgtttgtctGCCTCGAAGATAAAATGTTGTGCTATTTTCATGACCTGGCTAGCCTACAACAGCTGTAGCCTATTATTTTTGACCAAATGGAAATCATGAAATTTTTTCATAACCTATATAAGCAATATTTGTATCTAAGACAGCCTGATCTCACGgaaattcgtacatattttactacgCTTTATGAATTTGTGCGacctcattcgtacaaattcatatgatttgTGCTAAATCTTGAGAGGGGTCTCTGGATGCAAATCTAAGGTATCATATTATTTTAcgtattactaaaaaaaaaaaacactgataagCCACAATGTATCACATTTCCTAGTAGTTAATGGTCCCCAATATTACAATACCTGCCAATAAGGTGAATTAAACAATGGCACTACTTGTTTACTTCTTCCCCAACTTCTGAAAAAACACAACCCTTGACAGTTTCCCCCCGAATAACTGAAAGAGAACCATAGATGGGCAGGAAAATGATCACATTTATTCCAAAAATGGTTGTATGCAATCAAGTTGAGACTGGAAAAGATTATTAAACATTAACAACAACTTTACATAAAACATTTCCTCTTAAAGACTACACAAATAAAACATGAGgcaaatatttacaatatagtacaaatgaaaatattcacaaactcaATCAAAATTCACTCTTATTTTTAAACTTACCAGCAATTTATAAGCAGACACTagtagcaattttttttaaattattattttcatatattactaattttctttattttccacACAAATGTTTTCACGTGTAGAAGACACATAACCCCCAATTCAGGCTAAAGCACATCACACAGATCTCCATGATCTTCAGTATTTACAGACCTTAACCATTGACAATAGTATTTTTTAGATAAACATTCTCTCACACTGAACAAAGTAGACTCATTTTTACAGTTGTCCTTGtagaattataaaaatatataaaagtgtgGTCAGTTTTGATTTGAAGTCTTATTGATATCTTTAGTATTGCAATGTAATAAAGTCACTATATTTTCTGTAATGGTTTTAATCATTGAGATTGTTTGGTAAAACTTTTTCTGTTGTTGACTAAAGTTTTACGAGAGACTCTGTCGCAACAAAGTTAAATATTCTTTGAACATAACAATATTGCATAGATATTATTTTACTTCACAAAAAGGCACAAACTATGCTCCTGCTACAAAATAATAGAACTTTGATAAGATATTTTATAATGTAGCCTAACCATATATCTTGTTTGCTTTCAATGTTATCAATACTTTCCAAACATCTCTTTATGTTATGCATGTGTGTTACCCAAACTGTCTTTTGTTGCTAAAAGGCAAACACAATTTAGTGCATATTTCCAATATATTTCTCTGTTAGGTCCCATGGATAGTGCATCATTTGAAGGCTATAATGTCCTTGCATTATTTGTATTAAGTTACAACTCTTTAAGACATAAGCAAGCCTGTCTCAATTTATAACAAGAGTTTTAAGGCATTATTATAAAGTTCAGCACCAAAGTTGTTCACTagtaaataaaatcaatcaacaTTAGATACTATTTAAACATATAGTTTAATTTATGActgaaaataaacatgaattggcAACAGTTTTGAATTTAAAAGGAGCTGCTACAGCTCAACTAGGTTTGTCTCCTTTTTGAACATAGCTATA
It encodes:
- the LOC132133255 gene encoding homeobox protein DBX1-B-like: MMLPSVIAPPAMYPNFLRPSAAFSLPPTLQSAFRTQSSFLVEDLLRISKPASFMHRSIPSQSASPPGTALNNSFAVHVAMSTSLSKRSSSPQTSISNDPNYLKFGVNAILASTTRKASPPPSVQGMNAKTFPFPCFDALFHPFIRASYFSASSSAVPIPGTFVWPLTARGKPRRGMLRRAVFSDVQRKALEKMFQKQKYISKPDRKKLATKLGLKDSQVKIWFQNRRMKWRNSKERELLSSGGCREQTLPTKMNPNPDLSDVGKKFETDDAVLRESPRPPFCQPRGDHEFNVDLRFTSPVISSNHSDFSESEDEEITVS